The proteins below are encoded in one region of Brassica napus cultivar Da-Ae chromosome A6, Da-Ae, whole genome shotgun sequence:
- the LOC125610324 gene encoding serine/threonine/tyrosine-protein kinase HT1-like, protein MEEESSSWIRRAKYSHTVCHRIITPRSDSLPITTYRDNKTCSGLKRMPLSSPSDLKSHVGPSQAKQQNRKRATSPSPQIPISDSFKEAKSGVKRFSTPHPIRVEATNKGNFSRKSSFEKLSHALRPLSFSGPLKDRPKSRKEMRSSKSFDHSGNEVTAMGVLEEHRVDTSHLTRGDLFAHGKFSQLYHGVYKGEAVALKITTAPDDCEDRFLGARLEKQFTKEATLLSRLSHPNVVKFVGVNVGNCIITEYLANGSLRSYLHKLEIKSLPLPQLVKFGLDIARGMEYIHSQKIVHRDLKPENVLIDKDFNLKVADFGIACDEENCDILGAETGTYRWMAPEVLSRKPHGGKSDVYSFGLVLWEMAAGAVPFEKMGPVQAAFAVMHKNTRPAIPKKCPAPMKDLIEQCWSVQTDKRPEFWQIVKVLEHFEKSLKNEGRLSLMPNQICPQAKKGNKYWSHIFGSVHHHHHGNNNNNDTLCPATPKPRFA, encoded by the exons ATGGAGGAAGAGTCTAGTTCTTGGATAAGGAGGGCCAAGTATTCTCATACCGTTTGTCATCGTATCATCACCCCTAGATCAGACTCCCTTCCCATTACAACCTACCGAGACAACAAGACTTGTTCCGGTTTGAAAAGAATGCCTCTCAGTTCCCCATCTGATCTCAAGTCTCATGTCGGACCTTCTCAGGCTAAGCAGCAAAACAGAAAGAGGGCTACTTCTCCGTCTCCTCAGATACCCATCTCTGATTCTTTTAAAGAGGCAAAGTCTGGTGTCAAGAGATTCTCAACTCCTCATCCTATCAGAGTCGAAGCAACCAACAAGGGCAACTTCTCCCGCAAAAGTTCCTTTGAGAAACTATCACACGCTCTTCGGCCTCTATCTTTCTCTGGTCCTTTAAAGGACAGGCCCAAGAGCAGGAAGGAGATGCGGTCTTCAAAGTCTTTTGATCATTCAGGTAATGAAGTAACTGCTATGGGTGTGCTCGAAGAACACCGCGTTGATACCTCTCATCTCACCCGTGGAGACCTGTTTGCGCATGGCAAGTTTAGCCAGCTTTACCATGGTGTCTACAAAGGCGAAGCTGTTGCTCTCAAGATTACCACAGCGCCTGATGATTGCGAAGATAGATTCTTGGGAGCTCGTTTGGAGAAACAGTTTACCAAGGAAGCCACTCTTTTGTCTCGACTCAGCCACCCAAATGTTGTCAAG TTTGTGGGAGTGAATGTTGGAAACTGTATCATCACGGAGTATTTAGCTAACGGGTCTTTGAGATCATATCTGCACAAGCTGGAGATCAAATCCCTTCCTTTGCCACAGCTAGTCAAGTTTGGTCTGGACATTGCGAGAGGGATGGAATACATTCACTCACAGAAGATAGTTCACCGGGATCTTAAGCCGGAGAACGTGTTGATTGACAAAGACTTCAACTTGAAGGTCGCAGACTTTGGCATAGCCTGCGACGAGGAGAACTGTGATATTTTAGGGGCGGAGACAGGAACGTATAGGTGGATGGCACCCGAAGTGTTGAGCAGGAAACCACACGGAGGTAAGTCGGATGTATATAGTTTTGGACTTGTCTTATGGGAAATGGCAGCTGGAGCAGTCCCATTTGAGAAGATGGGTCCTGTCCAAGCTGCTTTCGCAGTCATGCACAAG AACACTAGACCGGCCATACCAAAGAAATGTCCAGCGCCCATGAAAGATCTGATTGAGCAGTGCTGGTCGGTGCAAACAGACAAGAGACCGGAATTCTGGCAGATTGTGAAAGTGTTGGAACACTTTGAAAAGTCACTGAAAAACGAAGGGAGACTCAGTCTTATGCCCAACCAGATATGTCCACAAGCTAAGAAAGGTAATAAATACTGGAGTCATATCTTCGGGTcagtccaccaccaccaccacggcaacaacaacaacaacgataCTCTATGCCCTGCCACGCCTAAGCCTAGATTCGCTTGA
- the LOC106347558 gene encoding tubulin beta-2 chain, which produces MREILHIQGGQCGNQIGAKFWEVVCAEHGIDPTGRYTGDSDLQLERINVYYNEASCGRFVPRAVLMDLEPGTMDSLRSGPYGQTFRPDNFVFGQSGAGNNWAKGHYTEGAELIDSVLDVVRKEAENCDCLQGFQVCHSLGGGTGSGMGTLLISKIREEYPDRMMLTFSVFPSPKVSDTVVEPYNATLSVHQLVENADECMVLDNEALYDICFRTLKLTTPSFGDLNHLISATMSGVTCCLRFPGQLNSDLRKLAVNLIPFPRLHFFMVGFAPLTSRGSQQYRSLTVPELTQQMWDSKNMMCAADPRHGRYLTASAMFRGKMSTKEVDEQMLNVQNKNSSYFVEWIPNNVKSTVCDIPPTGLKMASTFIGNSTSIQEMFRRVSEQFTAMFRRKAFLHWYTGEGMDEMEFTEAESNMNDLVSEYQQYQDATADEEGEYEDEEEGEYQQEEEY; this is translated from the exons ATGCGTGAGATCCTTCACATCCAGGGTGGCCAGTGCGGTAACCAGATCGGTGCCAAGTTCTGGGAAGTCGTGTGCGCCGAGCACGGCATAGATCCAACCGGTCGTTACACCGGAGACTCAGATCTCCAGCTCGAGCGCATCAACGTCTACTACAACGAAGCCAGCTGTGGAAGATTCGTACCTCGTGCGGTACTCATGGATTTGGAGCCTGGAACCATGGACAGTCTCAGATCTGGACCCTACGGTCAGACCTTCCGCCCCGATAACTTCGTCTTCGGCCAGTCTGGTGCTGGTAACAACTGGGCCAAAGGACATTACACTGAAGGCGCTGAGCTTATCGATTCCGTCCTCGACGTTGTTCGTAAGGAAGCCGAGAACTGTGACTGCCTCCAAG GGTTTCAAGTGTGCCATTCCTTGGGAGGAGGAACTGGATCTGGGATGGGAACTCTGCTGATTTCGAAGATCAGGGAGGAGTACCCTGACCGCATGATGTTGACCTTCTCTGTCTTCCCTTCGCCCAAGGTCTCTGACACTGTGGTTGAGCCTTACAACGCTACTTTGTCTGTTCATCAGCTTGTTGAGAATGCTGATGAGTGCATGGTTCTTGACAACGAGGCCTTGTATGATATTTGCTTCAGGACTCTCAAACTCACTACCCCTAGCT TTGGTGACTTGAACCATTTGATATCTGCCACAATGTCTGGTGTCACTTGCTGTCTGAGATTCCCTGGTCAACTTAACTCTGACCTCCGTAAGCTTGCTGTCAATCTGATCCCATTCCCACGTCTTCACTTCTTCATGGTGGGTTTTGCTCCGCTCACCTCAAGAGGATCTCAGCAGTACCGTTCCCTCACAGTCCCTGAACTCACCCAGCAAATGTGGGACTCCAAGAACATGATGTGTGCTGCTGACCCAAGACACGGGCGTTACCTCACAGCTTCTGCCATGTTCCGTGGCAAAATGAGCACAAAGGAAGTTGATGAGCAGATGCTGAACGTGCAGAACAAGAACTCTTCCTACTTCGTTGAGTGGATCCCCAACAATGTGAAATCAACAGTCTGTGACATCCCACCTACCGGTCTGAAGATGGCATCCACTTTCATTGGAAACTCAACATCGATCCAAGAGATGTTCAGGCGTGTGAGTGAGCAGTTCACGGCTATGTTCAGGAGGAAGGCTTTCTTGCATTGGTACACAGGTGAAGGAATGGACGAGATGGAGTTCACAGAAGCAGAGAGCAACATGAACGATCTTGTCTCAGAGTACCAGCAATACCAAGATGCAACTGCAGATGAAGAAGGCGAGTACGAGGATGAGGAGGAAGGAGAATACCAACAGGAGGAGGAGTACTGA